The DNA sequence ATTccagaaaaattaaaagcttCTATAGAATAATATGTAGCATCCACCATAGCATCAAGCATGCTGGTATAATGGAAAAGAGTGTTTGGGTCAACAATCTGCTTGACTGAGGGAAGTGGTCGGAAAAGAGCATAATCAATTGGGAAAATGCCGTCTCCTTTCGTGTATCCATAGTAGGGATAGGCATTTAACATGTAATAggaattagtattttttataaactGGAGGAGTCGGTAAATAGTAGAGTTCCATGAAGAATTGAAGGTGGCAGTGGAGGGAGGGAAAGGTCTAGGAATTATATCCATGGACTGTGGAGTTGAAAccttaatatgaaaattgaggTTTGCAGCGACTAGTGCTTTATGAAGGTAATTCAGGGCGGAAACCAAAACTGGAGCTGCATTAGGGATTGAGGAGAGGACCTCACTGCCGACAGCAATTGCCGTAATATTGGTTGAAGGCAAGTAAGctgcaacattttttttaatccaggTTGCTGCTGCTGATGCAGATTCACCGATCCCTAAAACTTCCTCATTTATGACACCAACCATTACCTCAATCCCACTGTTAGATAGGGCTTTCAGCATGTGAGAATCAGCATTATAAAGGCGTACATGAGTAATCTGACGGGCCTTGAGAATCGCAACCACATCTGAAGCTGGTGGCAAATTGGAAACACCGGTGCCAATGTTTATCCCCACAAATGCACCTACCAATTCACAGTTACGATTCAGTGACAACCAACAACCTATGAGAAAGAATAATATGATTGAATATAAACTCCCCCCCTAGATCCAAATGACCCCAACACTCAACAGCTTCTACATCTGGCATTGCCCAAACTTTCCATATGGGTGCAGAACATATTTAAGATTTAGTTTTACATCtggttttttttctcttttgacaGGTAGATATTATTTTACATCAGGAAATTTAGCTAGATTAGTTTcctaatttaaaaatacataattcatgCTAACTCCCATGACAACCTAAGACTGGAATGCCCCAAGGAAAGCCTAAGCCACATCTGAGCTcatactccaaaaagactatCCAATGGCACAATAAGAGCCCCAatagaatcattataaagaaCAATAACTTCTCCCtctcaagcaatgtgggatctcataaaCCACTGATACTCATCATTCGGTATGGGATATCACAATCTCCAACCCTTATATTCCCAACGTCGTCATCAGGACATTCCATTATAAGTGGCACGGCTCAAATTCCACACTTCTGGTTATCTTTGATACCCATTTGTAGAGCCCTAAggaaggcccaagccacatcGAAGCCcatactccaaaaagactagtaAGAGGTACAATTAGAGCCCCATTGGAATGATCATAAAGAACAATAACTTCTCTCTCCTAAGCAATGTGGAATCTTATACACTACCTATACTCATCACTCAATATCAAGTATTACAAAAACCATACATTCTGAGGCATCACTCAGTATAGAGTATCACAAAGATAATTATCAAATGAACATTGTTTTGTTTCCACAATCATAGAAAACAATTCTAACTTATGAACTTGCAAAAGAAGTACATTATAGCTTAAGAATTACAACGGTAATTTGCACGATCAAAGAGCAAGCACATAGACACAAAATTGGCAATGATAAATCAGTTTAATCCTCATGAAAACCATTCTCACCGTTGATATCCATAGTTCCTAACAGAAaaggcaattttttttatttttatttttttataagtaaatggtagtattaataagaataggcagaGTTTGAGTACACAAgaaggtatacaagagatacaCCTATCTAGTTCGTAATATTAGAAACAAGGACCTACCAGAAAGGCAATTCTCAATTCTAAACCAGCTTTTGCTCATAGTTTAATTAACATATTTGACCTTGAGCATGAAAAGAAGTGTGGCAATGGAGATGTGTACAATTACCTAATGAACGACTGAAAATGCCAACAACAAGCAAAACCAGAATTCCAAGCCATTTTCCAAGCTTCATCTGATCCGATAAAATGTCAAGCCTAGATGTACACTTATGAGCTTTTCACTCTGTGATGAACCTGAAACTGCCAGATTCAGCAAGCACGTGCTGAATGCAATCACGTCATAATAGCCAGAAAACTTCAGAAAAAAACCAATGCCATAACATAAGGATAATCTAGgggcttaaaaaataaaaataaaaataaaataaaaaaaataaaaaagaaccctTTCAGAAACTTTCAGTGTGGACTTAAAAGTAAAAACCACGAATTTTATTGTAATGACCTGCAGAATATACAAATAGGAATGGCAGATAATTTaatcatccaaaaaaaaaaaaaaggaatggcagataatgtattaaatttgaatctacaaaaattataacCTCCAAAAGGCTTAAAACTGATATCCACAAGATTATTTGAGTTAGAGCAATGTTTGAAGCCAATCTCAGCATTATTTGAGTTACAGTAATGTACCAACATCTTAACTTTTTATAAACTCCTAATCCCCAATAAGTGATATCAAAGTTGATTGGGTGAGCATTCAATCTGACTGTACAGGTTGGTGGCTCCCACAATGAGCAATGGTGACTTTCGTGTTAGTTATACCCATGGTTGACTAAAGACTATGGATGTGAGTGAAGAAAATGTGCTTATGGTACAAGATAACTTCTACATTAGCACGACTCAAAGATTGAGTAAAATTGAGCAAATGTGCTACAATGGTGAGTATCAGACTTTTGTTGTGAATAAAAGGATAACAAAGGCTAGGGGTTCAGGGGGAATTGCAACACGGACAGGTGTATATATGGCTTGGGAAATTGGCGATGGGAATGTTTCCTACAATGTCAAGGAAGCAGCCCAGCTTGCAAGATTGTGCAAAGAGTAGTTGGCACTTCTGTGGACCTTTGGACTGTCAATGTGGAGAAATCTTTTAATCTGTCGATGATATCCTTAATCAGGGGACCTATTCTCCAGTCGGTTGTCGGGTGGCTATGTTGGATAGCAGTGAACCCCTAGCGAGTTACTCTCTAGAATGATATCATTCTGTTTTTGTGCTTGAGCCTCCTTGACTGCTACGGAAGGTCCATCTGGATCATATTTGGCGGTCCATGCATAGAGGGGGGGAGTGCCTTCAGAGGGTTCATCAGACTTGTTCAAGGGGGATTCCAGCCATGTAATTTAATTTGGCAGTAGACACGTGAAGGAGGAGGGAGGGTTGTTGGAATGATCACGTAAGAGTGGTGTGGTTAGTTTAGCGATCGAGCCACACATCAAGGTGATGGCAAGAGTAAGCGATCGAGATATTACAAATTAACCCAAGACGGAGAAAAGTAAAGACTTCCCAAGGTCTTAACATTCAACTCTCACAATTTACAAACCTTACACAAACCTTAAAACCACAACACTAAACTACAGTTGCATAAACCAATTCGCGGACATTATTCGGAGACTCAATTAGTGGCCAGatataactacaaatattaaGGCAGAAAAGCTGTACatcctttcaagaagatattcCTGCTCATAGCCAAAACCAGAAGACTAATcttttcctttgaaaaaaaaaaatagaaatagaattcaAATCTTTATATGCATATCAGCCATTTAGCGAAGTTTTAAAAGGaacaattagaaaataaaaataaaagtcctAAACTTTGTAAACCCGGAGGTCAAACTGCCACCGTCcctcaaaaaagaaaatcagatTGAAAAGCGCCGAGATGCCAGCAAAAACCCAAAGAGCATCGATTATCAAAGTACccagaaaggaaaaggaaaaactgAACCCAGATGTAGAAATCGAGAGTGAATGGAGAGAGTACCTGATCCAAATGACCCGGCTGAACGGGCAGAGATAGTGAGATATCTACACTCCAAGCCACTTCCAAAGAACTGACAAAACAAAACCCTACAGGAAACCCGGCACGGTTACTTACATACTCGAGAGTCGAGACACAAAACTGACCGCCCAGAACGAGGAATCTAAGAAAACACTAGAAAGAATTTCAAAGCCCCACAGTAAAAGACCTATTCCTTAAATGTGGAACTACAAAACagcataattaataataaactatACGAACCATTTTCTGGAAACAAGAGTCCTTACAAACTATACCCCATCAGACCAAATTCTATTATAAACGAATATAGTACCGGTACACGTCCAACACTACTAATAAGATGTTCAGAGCTTAcccaatataaaaaataaggttACAGAGATGAAGAAACCTGTGATGGCAGCTTCTCTGTTGGTCTGAGGAACGGAGTAATACAGCCAACAGACATACAGACAACACACACTACTTTTTGTCTGTTGAACTGTACTTACTTTTCTTTAACAAGTTAAAACctattgattattgaatttaattctaaaaaatGGGGATTATCACTCACTTACACGgttaatgcatatatatatatacattattaaGATTATATGTAAGACTATGCAAGAGAACAAACTAGTGATTTTCCCTCCAAAAGTAAAGTCCGTGAGCTTGAAAGAAAGGCAGGACTGAGGAGGAGCTGAAAAGTCTGGTGGGAGAAcggttttaaattaattaaattgggTGGTGATCAtgaaaagatatataaaaagtCATGCTTAATAATTATTAGTAGTTGCTTTTGAATTTATGAGCTATGACTCCacattatacaaattatattaatatattggaatatttttcaaagaattttttaGGCCCAAAAGAACAgctcttttttataattattattattaatatttgaagATGGGCCCACAACATTCGAAGACAGTGACTGACTGCTGCACAAGaactttggttttgttttgttttcaaattCCCAAATCTCAGTTGGAGAGCTGTGAGTGTTGATGTTCATTAAAGTTAGGGCCTAAATGGTATGGTAGATATGAGGGTTgtgataataattaatatggtATGGGAACCTAAATCTGATATTTGTTGTATACTAAAGGAAACTGGACTTTGAAAATGATTAGAATGTATGGGAATTGTGGAATAATGTAAGGGCAATGGAATCTTACATTCCTAC is a window from the Carya illinoinensis cultivar Pawnee chromosome 14, C.illinoinensisPawnee_v1, whole genome shotgun sequence genome containing:
- the LOC122294267 gene encoding glucan endo-1,3-beta-glucosidase 4 — its product is MKLGKWLGILVLLVVGIFSRSLGAFVGINIGTGVSNLPPASDVVAILKARQITHVRLYNADSHMLKALSNSGIEVMVGVINEEVLGIGESASAAATWIKKNVAAYLPSTNITAIAVGSEVLSSIPNAAPVLVSALNYLHKALVAANLNFHIKVSTPQSMDIIPRPFPPSTATFNSSWNSTIYRLLQFIKNTNSYYMLNAYPYYGYTKGDGIFPIDYALFRPLPSVKQIVDPNTLFHYTSMLDAMVDATYYSIEAFNFSGIPIVVTETGWPWFGGADEPDATVENAETFIKNLVKRVLNNSGPPSQPSIPINAHIYELFNEDKRPGPVSEENWGILFANGSTVYPLSLSASDRITENSSVVFCVAKPGTDSDKLQDGLNWACGPGQANCTAIQPGKPCYYPDNLENHASYAYNDYYQKMRSVGGTCDFSGTAITSTNDPSNGSCQFAGSSNSSTSGGFSTPVALGPANPLDGSSNSMRHNSKLQHMISAIVVALALH